A genomic window from Brevibacillus agri includes:
- a CDS encoding serine/threonine protein kinase, with product MSSKAATPDLPTHFQGKWNRRSYHVLRELGRGANGTVYLVSQDGVRRAVKVGVEGMDILMEVNVLKSIQQGRDSKVGPLLCDVDDLVVNGKPCTFYAMEYLEGEQLDRYIKKEGAEWVPVMIVQLLARLDVLHKHGYIFGDLKPENIMVSQTDKTVRLIDFGGVTKHGNAVRQFTEEYDRAFWHAGDRRAETGYDLFSAAVMMVRLTVGNETWKSSLSEPRHTGLLCDIIRKSDSLYPYRVPLLKAFHGKFATAQEMRSELLAVLRERTVAKPQKKAPAAAGKAGKVGGGISGLFVASLLLLAGTLYYAWFM from the coding sequence ATGTCTTCTAAGGCAGCGACTCCCGATCTGCCCACACATTTTCAGGGCAAATGGAACCGGAGGTCGTACCACGTTCTGCGGGAGTTGGGGCGTGGTGCGAACGGCACCGTCTACCTCGTTTCCCAGGACGGCGTGCGTCGCGCTGTCAAGGTAGGCGTGGAAGGCATGGATATTTTAATGGAAGTGAACGTGCTGAAAAGCATACAACAGGGGCGGGATTCCAAAGTGGGACCGCTCCTGTGTGATGTGGACGACCTCGTCGTGAACGGCAAGCCGTGTACGTTTTACGCCATGGAGTACCTGGAAGGCGAGCAGTTGGACCGATACATCAAAAAAGAAGGGGCGGAATGGGTGCCCGTCATGATCGTCCAGCTTTTGGCGAGGCTGGACGTCTTGCACAAGCACGGCTACATTTTCGGTGACCTCAAGCCGGAGAACATCATGGTGAGCCAGACGGACAAAACGGTGCGGCTGATTGATTTTGGCGGCGTGACGAAGCATGGAAATGCCGTCCGCCAGTTTACGGAGGAGTACGATCGGGCTTTTTGGCACGCAGGGGACAGGCGGGCCGAAACGGGCTATGATCTGTTTTCCGCAGCCGTCATGATGGTGCGTCTGACTGTTGGAAACGAGACGTGGAAAAGCAGCCTCAGTGAACCGCGTCACACGGGATTGCTCTGTGATATAATACGGAAAAGTGACAGCCTTTACCCTTATCGAGTGCCTTTGTTGAAGGCTTTTCACGGGAAGTTTGCCACAGCCCAGGAAATGAGATCCGAGCTGTTGGCGGTGCTTCGGGAGCGAACGGTCGCGAAGCCGCAAAAGAAGGCTCCGGCTGCCGCCGGGAAAGCGGGGAAAGTAGGCGGAGGCATTAGCGGTTTGTTCGTCGCCTCGCTCTTGCTGTTGGCTGGCACTTTGTATTATGCATGGTTCATGTGA
- a CDS encoding vWA domain-containing protein, whose product MKEATLRQILVVTDGCSNSGMSPVAAAALAREQGITVNVIGVIDKSELGEKGEREIREIAEAGGGLCDIVYPQQLAQTVQMLTRKAMTRTIHQVVNKELKEILGDSGIEELAPDKRVQVAGMVDELGEKSSLNVVMLVDTSGSMKPKLSAVQQAIHDFSISLHSRSGKSRMAVGSFPGKQKYLDIRIPWTDKVEQAHQLTSDLAMSGITPTGPAIVEAIALFEQDKLPSSLQERYRDEEENDDMNGSLRDHVF is encoded by the coding sequence GTGAAAGAAGCGACACTTCGTCAAATTCTGGTCGTAACAGACGGCTGCTCCAATTCGGGGATGAGCCCGGTTGCAGCCGCTGCTCTTGCCCGCGAGCAAGGGATTACGGTAAACGTCATTGGCGTCATTGACAAAAGCGAACTGGGCGAAAAAGGGGAGCGTGAAATCCGCGAAATCGCCGAAGCGGGAGGCGGGCTGTGCGACATCGTCTATCCGCAGCAGCTTGCGCAGACGGTGCAGATGCTGACGCGCAAGGCGATGACGCGAACCATCCATCAAGTGGTCAATAAAGAATTGAAGGAGATTTTGGGCGATTCCGGAATAGAGGAGCTGGCTCCCGACAAGCGCGTGCAGGTGGCAGGCATGGTGGACGAGCTGGGGGAAAAAAGTAGCCTGAACGTCGTGATGTTGGTCGATACATCGGGCAGCATGAAGCCAAAGCTGTCGGCGGTTCAGCAAGCCATTCACGATTTTAGCATCAGCTTGCACTCCCGAAGCGGGAAAAGCAGAATGGCTGTGGGTTCATTTCCTGGGAAACAAAAGTATTTGGATATACGCATCCCGTGGACAGACAAGGTGGAGCAGGCGCATCAGTTGACCAGCGATTTGGCCATGAGCGGAATTACCCCGACTGGGCCTGCGATTGTCGAGGCGATTGCCTTGTTTGAGCAGGATAAACTCCCAAGCTCGCTGCAGGAGCGCTATCGCGACGAAGAAGAAAATGACGACATGAACGGAAGTTTGCGCGACCATGTCTTCTAA
- the spoIIE gene encoding stage II sporulation protein E, giving the protein MIANKNVSQAGQAWARQVSDRMDTTARTWGDKVADAVQRWNVLPLLMGFLLGRALILEELTPFAIPYFIVMFYLRRDCLLITGLALVLGAFTQSVPIGLQTILSIVLALFACKMMERLRRKDFSRTPLLVVITIFVSRLLYATLTNQVNTYELVMVAVEAVLGFVLTLIFIQSLSIIHLAKPYEPLKNEEIVSLVILLASLMTGTVDWMVEGISMEHVLSRYLLLVFAFVGGGTVGAAVGVVTGLILSLANVSALLQINLLAFSGLLAGLLKEGGKVGVSAGLLIGTAILAIYGGAEETLYYSLIETSLAIVAFILTPAVLWKKVARFIPGTPENLQSHQEYMRRVRDVTAGKIQQFSDLFTQLSRSFAQTADQEEIEEQADAFLSRVSEFTCQKCWKKEQCWEKDTQATYEGMRYLMDKVYENGTLAGVTPPRDWERKCVKTEKVLTVMEQEYDRQQAFDQLKKQVKESRKLVADQLSGVSRVMSDFAREIQREGMELSFQEKQVSKALEGLGLSVRRVEIHSLEEGKVDIEISQPTCYGHDECGKIVAPMLTEILGENIVVRERQCEAQKDGSCTMCLASAKTYEIEIGVAGAAKDGKLLSGDSFRTMDLGNGKMALAISDGMGNGERAFLESQSALDMLQQLLRSGMDEKISIKTVNSILALRSTDEMFATVDLALIDLQTAHTRFIKIGSTPSFVKRKSDVITITANNLPVGILEEIEVDVVSRMLKPGDLLVMMSDGIYEAPRHIENRQAWMKRIIGELETDDPQEVADLLLEKVIRQHSGKIVDDMTVLVARIDRFVPQWSAIQVHGMEKLERPRIVS; this is encoded by the coding sequence ATGATCGCAAACAAGAATGTGTCCCAGGCTGGTCAAGCATGGGCGCGCCAAGTGTCTGACCGAATGGATACTACCGCACGAACATGGGGAGACAAAGTCGCTGACGCCGTACAGAGATGGAATGTGCTTCCACTTTTGATGGGGTTTTTGCTCGGGCGGGCCTTGATCTTGGAAGAGCTGACGCCTTTTGCTATACCGTATTTTATCGTCATGTTCTATCTTCGCAGGGACTGCCTGCTCATCACGGGACTGGCGCTTGTTCTCGGGGCCTTTACCCAATCGGTTCCGATCGGGCTGCAGACGATCCTCAGTATCGTGCTGGCCCTCTTTGCTTGCAAAATGATGGAGCGGCTGCGCAGGAAAGACTTTTCGCGCACGCCACTGCTCGTCGTCATCACAATCTTCGTCAGTCGGCTGCTGTACGCCACGCTGACCAACCAGGTGAACACGTATGAGCTGGTCATGGTCGCTGTCGAAGCTGTACTCGGCTTCGTGCTGACGCTCATCTTCATCCAGTCGCTGTCGATCATTCACTTGGCCAAGCCTTACGAGCCGCTGAAAAATGAGGAAATCGTGTCGCTCGTCATTCTCCTCGCCTCGCTGATGACAGGCACGGTCGACTGGATGGTAGAAGGCATCTCGATGGAACACGTCCTCTCCCGCTATTTGCTGCTCGTCTTCGCCTTCGTCGGGGGCGGGACCGTAGGGGCCGCTGTTGGCGTCGTAACCGGGCTTATCCTCAGTTTGGCAAATGTAAGTGCCCTTCTGCAAATCAATTTGCTGGCGTTTTCCGGTCTTTTGGCAGGATTGCTCAAGGAAGGCGGAAAAGTAGGCGTCTCCGCAGGTCTGCTGATCGGGACGGCCATCCTGGCAATCTACGGCGGTGCGGAAGAGACGCTGTACTACTCCTTGATTGAAACCTCCTTGGCTATTGTTGCCTTCATCCTCACGCCTGCCGTGCTCTGGAAAAAGGTAGCCCGCTTCATTCCAGGCACGCCCGAAAATTTGCAATCCCATCAGGAATACATGCGCAGAGTCCGCGATGTGACGGCGGGCAAAATTCAGCAGTTCTCCGATTTGTTTACCCAGCTCTCCCGCAGCTTTGCGCAAACGGCAGACCAGGAGGAAATCGAGGAGCAGGCAGATGCGTTCCTCAGCCGCGTCTCGGAGTTCACGTGCCAAAAATGCTGGAAGAAGGAACAATGCTGGGAAAAGGACACGCAAGCCACATATGAAGGCATGCGTTATCTCATGGACAAAGTGTACGAAAACGGCACACTCGCGGGTGTAACCCCGCCGCGCGACTGGGAGCGAAAATGCGTCAAGACGGAAAAGGTGCTGACCGTGATGGAGCAGGAATACGACCGCCAGCAAGCTTTTGACCAGTTGAAAAAGCAAGTGAAGGAAAGCCGCAAGCTGGTGGCCGATCAGCTCTCGGGCGTTTCTCGGGTCATGAGCGACTTTGCCCGCGAAATCCAGCGGGAAGGGATGGAGCTGTCTTTTCAGGAGAAGCAAGTCTCGAAGGCGCTGGAAGGCTTGGGGCTGTCCGTGCGCCGGGTGGAGATTCACAGCCTGGAAGAAGGCAAGGTCGATATCGAAATCAGTCAGCCGACTTGCTACGGGCATGACGAGTGCGGCAAAATCGTCGCGCCGATGCTGACGGAAATTTTGGGCGAGAACATTGTGGTACGCGAGCGGCAATGCGAAGCGCAAAAAGACGGTTCATGCACGATGTGCCTCGCTTCCGCCAAAACATATGAAATCGAAATCGGCGTGGCTGGCGCTGCCAAGGACGGCAAGCTGCTGTCCGGCGACAGCTTCCGCACGATGGATCTCGGCAATGGCAAGATGGCCCTGGCGATCAGTGACGGCATGGGCAATGGCGAGCGGGCCTTTTTGGAGAGCCAGTCCGCCCTCGACATGCTCCAGCAGTTGCTGCGCTCCGGTATGGACGAAAAAATTTCGATCAAGACGGTCAATTCCATTCTGGCGCTGCGCTCCACAGACGAAATGTTCGCGACGGTTGATTTGGCGCTGATCGATTTGCAGACAGCCCACACCCGTTTTATCAAAATCGGCTCCACGCCGAGCTTCGTCAAACGCAAAAGCGATGTCATCACGATTACAGCCAACAACCTGCCCGTCGGCATTCTCGAAGAAATCGAGGTCGACGTCGTGTCGAGAATGCTCAAGCCGGGCGATCTGCTGGTCATGATGTCCGACGGCATCTACGAGGCGCCGCGGCATATCGAAAACAGGCAAGCGTGGATGAAGCGGATCATCGGCGAGCTGGAGACAGACGACCCGCAGGAAGTCGCCGATCTGCTCCTGGAAAAAGTCATTCGCCAGCACTCCGGCAAAATTGTCGACGACATGACCGTCCTCGTGGCGCGGATTGACCGCTTTGTGCCGCAATGGTCCGCCATCCAGGTACACGGGATGGAGAAGCTGGAGCGGCCGCGGATTGTAAGCTAG
- a CDS encoding S1 RNA-binding domain-containing protein, with the protein MGVEIGSKLEGKVTGITKFGAFVELPGNVTGLVHISEIADVYVKDIHQFLKIGDIVTVKVLSVKEGKIGLSIKKAQEKERQPRQPRERTEGFEDKLNRFLKESEDRLSSLKKSGDKKGRGR; encoded by the coding sequence ATGGGAGTCGAGATCGGGAGCAAACTGGAAGGAAAAGTCACAGGTATCACGAAGTTTGGCGCGTTTGTAGAGCTGCCGGGGAATGTGACCGGACTGGTGCACATCAGCGAGATTGCCGACGTCTATGTCAAAGATATTCATCAGTTTTTGAAAATCGGCGACATCGTAACGGTCAAGGTCCTCAGTGTCAAAGAAGGCAAGATTGGACTGTCGATCAAAAAGGCACAGGAAAAGGAACGGCAGCCCCGTCAGCCGCGGGAGCGAACGGAAGGCTTTGAGGATAAGCTGAACCGCTTCCTCAAAGAAAGCGAAGACCGCCTGTCCTCTCTGAAAAAGAGCGGAGACAAGAAGGGACGCGGTCGGTAG
- a CDS encoding FtsB family cell division protein: MKEAKTSPINRKGQRRRMRLFFFFILCFFVWTGYTLYLQSGVLAEKKSELEALKQEAVVLQQKQEELTYEASRLNDQEYLAELARKRIYYTKQGESIYVIPE, encoded by the coding sequence ATGAAAGAAGCAAAAACCTCTCCAATCAATCGAAAAGGGCAAAGACGGAGAATGCGGCTCTTTTTCTTTTTTATCCTCTGCTTTTTCGTCTGGACTGGCTATACGCTTTATTTGCAAAGCGGAGTGCTGGCCGAGAAGAAAAGCGAGCTGGAAGCTCTCAAGCAGGAAGCGGTTGTCCTGCAGCAAAAGCAAGAGGAGCTGACTTACGAGGCAAGCCGGCTGAACGATCAGGAATACCTGGCGGAACTCGCGCGCAAACGGATTTATTACACGAAGCAGGGCGAGAGCATTTACGTGATTCCGGAATAA
- the yabQ gene encoding spore cortex biosynthesis protein YabQ, with the protein MNIILQLQTVLAMSTCGALMGMGFDTYHVFKGKSRLPLWLVFFFDILFWVGSMGAVFWILVKVNDGIIRFPIFFGMIFGAWLYFLLGSKKYILFLHRMIKFCQWLYRTVLQIIDTLVVRPVLFLYRVILMVLTFLYSMLLMILGFLWKVTRFVTAPFARWGQHLGKKMFGKTTGIWTNWKNWFHSKRKRE; encoded by the coding sequence GTGAATATCATCCTTCAACTGCAGACGGTTTTGGCCATGTCGACGTGCGGAGCGCTTATGGGGATGGGTTTTGATACGTACCATGTGTTCAAAGGGAAGAGCAGGCTGCCGCTCTGGCTGGTCTTCTTCTTTGATATCCTGTTTTGGGTAGGCAGTATGGGGGCGGTCTTCTGGATTTTAGTGAAGGTAAACGACGGAATTATTCGCTTCCCCATCTTTTTTGGAATGATTTTCGGTGCGTGGCTGTATTTTTTATTAGGCAGTAAGAAGTATATCCTTTTCCTACACCGCATGATAAAATTCTGTCAGTGGTTATACCGAACGGTGCTGCAAATCATTGACACCCTGGTTGTGCGTCCTGTGCTCTTTCTTTACCGAGTGATCCTCATGGTACTGACATTTTTGTACTCCATGTTGCTCATGATCCTCGGCTTTTTGTGGAAAGTGACGCGTTTTGTCACCGCTCCTTTTGCCAGATGGGGTCAACATTTGGGGAAAAAAATGTTCGGAAAAACAACAGGAATCTGGACCAATTGGAAGAATTGGTTTCACTCAAAGAGAAAGCGGGAGTAA
- the yabP gene encoding sporulation protein YabP codes for MNEHTKRPRHEIVMINRRSLAISGVKNVESFDSEEFLLETDGGFLTIRGQNLHMKNLSLETGEVAIEGLVHEMAYLEQGQAGDRSRGFFGKLFK; via the coding sequence ATGAACGAGCACACGAAGCGGCCGCGCCACGAAATCGTGATGATTAATCGACGCAGTTTGGCGATTTCGGGAGTAAAAAACGTCGAAAGCTTTGACAGTGAAGAATTCCTCTTGGAAACGGACGGCGGCTTTTTAACCATACGAGGCCAAAACCTGCATATGAAAAATCTGAGTCTGGAAACCGGAGAAGTAGCGATCGAGGGCCTGGTTCACGAAATGGCCTATCTCGAGCAGGGGCAGGCCGGGGATCGGTCGAGAGGATTCTTCGGCAAGTTGTTCAAGTGA
- a CDS encoding copper amine oxidase N-terminal domain-containing protein, whose product MNKSAKKGISVLLATTVLTSPFVMEPKAAHALSIEEVSADDTDVDEETEYTIEFEIAKELASGDLIYVRFPSDFTVDKKLKKSDVSLKDDGDKVTIDSVSVNKNVVEIEVGERIKKGSVVTVTIDNVTNPEDKGSYSIEVKTSSESTYKSKKVTIGKSSSSSSKGDFEASHSNKNAEESISLTLGKFTLASKSSKLKEGKYIYVDFPTKDMLPKSISKSDVKVNGYKAEYVSILDSDSIRIEIPSGADGDNYIKLEFSSSAGIVNPSTPGKSYYYTVEYDSKEYKSKDVEITGASSTPFSVSLSDNSAGARSSYTFDIDLASKLYSNTEIQVEFPNWEMVPPVITNSNVTVNGDQVTGLSVNGNKVFFRTPSGFSSTNRLTIKFAYEGYLTNPKSSGTYNITAKIDNKTYKSKDFQITGVTAPVPVDNTLATIGLTRATASTPAGLQVGIKGIGVPIVRNQGFIEIVFPVGFRVPAYVPANTVTVNGVAANYVGARGQNLIIVPSTDIPARAAVQVNIAETAGIVNPATPGVYSIGVYTSEEKGLIFARPATVVALNGVSFKANVASFTKSGKTTALAAAPYTVNGHTLIPTTFFRDALGFSVSYTKTTAKVVSGNTVMQFKVGSNIMNVNGQNVTLPTAVQLKNNIPALPLKAIADRTGYKIIYVNGNYTVYK is encoded by the coding sequence TTGAACAAAAGCGCGAAGAAAGGTATCTCTGTCCTGCTGGCGACTACGGTGCTAACAAGTCCATTTGTGATGGAGCCAAAAGCCGCTCATGCTCTTTCCATTGAGGAGGTTTCGGCAGACGATACAGACGTGGATGAAGAAACCGAATATACGATTGAGTTTGAAATCGCCAAGGAACTGGCGTCGGGAGACCTCATCTACGTCCGTTTCCCTTCCGACTTTACCGTTGACAAAAAGCTGAAAAAATCCGACGTATCGCTGAAGGACGATGGCGACAAGGTCACGATCGACAGCGTATCCGTCAACAAAAACGTGGTGGAAATCGAGGTCGGGGAACGCATCAAAAAAGGCTCCGTAGTCACCGTGACGATCGACAACGTCACCAACCCCGAAGACAAGGGAAGTTATTCGATTGAAGTCAAGACAAGCAGTGAAAGCACGTACAAGAGCAAAAAAGTCACGATCGGAAAGTCGTCATCCAGCAGCAGCAAGGGAGACTTCGAGGCTTCGCACAGCAACAAAAATGCAGAAGAAAGTATTTCCCTGACGCTGGGCAAATTCACGCTGGCGTCAAAAAGCAGCAAGCTGAAAGAGGGCAAGTACATTTACGTTGATTTCCCAACCAAAGACATGCTGCCCAAAAGCATCAGCAAGTCGGATGTGAAAGTGAACGGCTACAAAGCCGAGTACGTCTCGATTCTCGACAGCGATTCGATTCGCATCGAAATTCCGAGCGGCGCGGATGGCGACAACTACATCAAGCTGGAATTCAGCTCATCCGCAGGAATCGTCAACCCGTCCACTCCCGGCAAGTCCTACTACTACACCGTCGAGTATGACAGCAAGGAGTACAAATCCAAGGATGTAGAAATTACGGGTGCAAGCAGCACGCCGTTCTCCGTCTCCTTGTCCGACAATTCGGCAGGAGCGAGATCCAGCTACACGTTTGACATTGACCTGGCTTCCAAGCTGTACAGCAATACAGAAATCCAGGTAGAGTTCCCGAACTGGGAGATGGTGCCGCCTGTAATCACTAACTCTAACGTAACCGTCAACGGCGATCAGGTGACGGGACTTAGCGTGAACGGGAACAAGGTGTTTTTCCGCACGCCCAGCGGCTTTTCCAGCACGAACCGCCTGACGATCAAATTCGCTTACGAAGGCTACCTGACCAATCCGAAGTCGTCGGGAACCTATAACATTACGGCAAAAATTGATAACAAAACGTACAAATCCAAAGATTTTCAAATTACCGGCGTAACCGCACCTGTGCCTGTCGACAATACGCTGGCAACTATCGGCCTGACCCGAGCGACTGCATCGACACCGGCAGGCTTGCAGGTAGGCATCAAAGGAATCGGCGTCCCGATCGTGCGCAACCAGGGCTTCATCGAGATCGTGTTCCCTGTCGGATTCCGCGTGCCGGCTTACGTGCCAGCCAATACGGTAACAGTGAACGGCGTAGCCGCAAACTACGTAGGCGCGCGCGGGCAAAACCTGATTATCGTTCCTTCGACGGACATCCCGGCGCGAGCAGCGGTGCAAGTCAACATCGCGGAAACAGCGGGAATTGTGAACCCGGCCACTCCGGGCGTGTACAGCATCGGCGTCTACACGTCCGAGGAAAAAGGCTTGATCTTTGCACGTCCGGCCACTGTCGTCGCGCTGAACGGCGTGAGCTTCAAAGCCAATGTCGCTTCGTTTACAAAATCAGGAAAAACGACAGCGCTGGCAGCCGCTCCTTACACAGTCAATGGCCACACGCTCATCCCGACGACGTTCTTCCGCGACGCGCTCGGCTTCTCGGTCAGCTATACGAAAACAACGGCCAAAGTCGTCAGCGGCAACACCGTGATGCAGTTCAAGGTCGGCTCCAACATCATGAACGTCAACGGCCAAAACGTCACCTTGCCGACAGCGGTTCAGTTGAAAAACAACATCCCGGCCTTGCCGCTCAAAGCGATTGCGGATCGCACCGGCTACAAAATCATCTACGTAAACGGAAACTACACGGTGTACAAATAA
- a CDS encoding SgrR family transcriptional regulator, translating to MKSHEHFLQMLLGLPEWEPGLAQRIGIKELSELLCCTPRNVKLILRKWEKEGLLKWQPGVGRGHHSTLTILCDVGQFLSDSFQQLLAEGSIREAVELLQHKSLPVNVKLRLQEVWNAQFGFVAEEGEARRQDVLRIPRERAFSTVDPAFVAVSAESHFIQQICHTLIIFDPATQSFRPQLAHAWESDREMTSWTFYLRKGVRFHHGRVLTGKDVAYTVQRLIDLDSPYRWQVEDIASIEHPDDYTIIFHLREPNGFFLHLAASIALSVLPYDVPFSEQAIVGTGPFRMMEFTEDRLVLGAFDDYYRERAILDRVEIWRVTAAEQTGMRYQLPEMPASSSATRECGDSLNIEFQEIGCHYMNFNFRKPGIQHDFAFRQAIKHLLDPVQMIAELKKEHYSPAGSFLPERSRQMTFAPSTLEEAAAWLQKSAYQGEAVALFYGEGKKCEEEAKWLQQRCQQIGIRLELRSMTKAEFLSELPDRHADMCMMGEVLQRDIELGLIEVYKNKCTMVHRFLDDENRARMDERLSAVLSLGKRDERMEALAKIEDELKDELWLLFIYHAKRIDRYHPALRGITLDSFGWIDFSKLWVKSFVTSL from the coding sequence ATGAAAAGCCATGAACACTTTCTGCAAATGCTGCTCGGTCTTCCCGAGTGGGAGCCAGGGCTTGCGCAGCGGATCGGGATCAAGGAATTGTCCGAGCTGCTTTGCTGCACGCCGCGCAACGTGAAGCTGATTTTGCGCAAATGGGAGAAGGAAGGGCTGCTGAAGTGGCAGCCCGGAGTAGGAAGAGGCCATCATTCGACGCTGACGATTCTTTGCGACGTCGGTCAGTTTTTGAGCGATTCTTTTCAGCAGTTGCTGGCAGAAGGCAGCATCCGGGAAGCGGTGGAGCTTTTGCAGCATAAAAGCTTGCCTGTCAACGTCAAGCTGCGCTTGCAGGAGGTGTGGAACGCTCAGTTCGGTTTTGTGGCTGAAGAGGGCGAGGCCAGGCGCCAGGACGTTTTGCGCATTCCGCGGGAGCGCGCTTTTTCGACCGTTGATCCGGCATTCGTCGCGGTATCGGCCGAGAGCCACTTCATCCAGCAAATTTGCCATACGCTCATCATTTTTGATCCGGCTACCCAAAGCTTTCGGCCGCAGCTCGCCCACGCGTGGGAAAGCGACCGGGAGATGACCTCCTGGACGTTTTATTTGCGAAAAGGCGTCCGTTTTCATCATGGGCGCGTGCTGACCGGAAAAGATGTAGCTTACACGGTGCAGCGACTCATCGACCTCGATTCGCCCTATCGCTGGCAGGTCGAGGATATTGCCAGCATCGAGCATCCCGACGATTATACGATTATCTTTCATTTGCGCGAGCCAAACGGATTTTTTCTGCATTTGGCGGCGTCGATCGCCCTGTCGGTTTTGCCGTACGATGTGCCGTTTTCCGAGCAGGCGATTGTGGGGACGGGACCTTTTCGCATGATGGAATTTACGGAGGACAGACTCGTCCTGGGCGCATTTGACGATTACTACCGGGAGCGGGCTATTCTGGACCGGGTAGAAATATGGCGCGTAACAGCCGCTGAGCAAACCGGGATGCGCTACCAGCTTCCGGAAATGCCGGCATCGTCGTCCGCCACTCGCGAGTGCGGGGACAGCCTGAATATCGAGTTTCAGGAGATCGGCTGCCATTATATGAACTTCAATTTTCGCAAGCCGGGCATTCAGCACGACTTTGCTTTTCGCCAGGCGATCAAGCATTTGCTCGACCCGGTTCAGATGATTGCGGAGCTGAAAAAAGAGCATTACTCCCCGGCAGGCAGCTTTTTGCCGGAAAGAAGCCGGCAAATGACTTTTGCGCCCTCGACGTTGGAAGAAGCGGCTGCGTGGCTGCAAAAAAGCGCCTATCAGGGAGAGGCGGTTGCGCTTTTTTACGGCGAAGGCAAGAAGTGCGAGGAGGAAGCGAAGTGGCTGCAGCAACGTTGTCAGCAGATTGGCATTCGGCTGGAGCTGAGAAGCATGACGAAAGCCGAGTTTTTGTCCGAGCTTCCCGATCGGCACGCCGATATGTGCATGATGGGAGAAGTGCTGCAACGTGATATCGAGCTGGGCTTGATCGAGGTGTACAAAAACAAATGCACGATGGTCCACCGCTTTTTGGACGACGAAAATAGAGCGAGGATGGATGAACGTCTGTCAGCAGTGCTCAGCCTGGGCAAGCGTGACGAGCGGATGGAAGCGTTGGCCAAAATTGAGGATGAGTTGAAGGACGAGCTGTGGCTTTTGTTCATTTACCACGCCAAACGAATCGATCGCTATCACCCGGCACTGCGAGGAATTACGCTTGATTCCTTTGGCTGGATTGATTTTTCCAAACTGTGGGTAAAGTCGTTCGTTACCAGTCTGTAA